A stretch of DNA from Peromyscus maniculatus bairdii isolate BWxNUB_F1_BW_parent chromosome 7, HU_Pman_BW_mat_3.1, whole genome shotgun sequence:
TTGCTGTCTATAAACACAAGAGCCAAGTAGACGGTACAGGCTTTTCAAGTGGTTCAGAGATATGTTTTTGGGGGCATGGGGCATGTTTTTAAACTGAGTGAGATGTGGACAGAGCATTTGTGGGGATCTGactgtttgcttttgtgtttagACCATAGTGAAGATGGACATTTCCATCATGACACCCCGGATCCATCTCCTCCTAGGAGGGTTCGTCATGACAGCCCAGATCCATCCTCTCCCAGGAGGACCCGTCATGATACACCAGATCCATCTCCTCCTAGGAGGGCCCGTCATGACACCCCAGATCCATCTCCTCCCAGGAGGGCCCGTCATGACAGCCCAGATCCGTCTCCTCCCAGGAGGACCCGTCATGATACACCAGATCCATCTCCTCCTAGGAGGGCCCGTCATGACACCCCAGATCCATCTCCTCCTAGGAGGGCCCGTCATGACTCAGACACATCTCCTCCTAGAAGGGCCCATCATGACTCAGATGCTTCTCCCCCCAGGAAGTCTCATCGTAATTCTTCAGGTGTATCTCCTAGGAGAGGTCATCATGGTTCCTCAGGTATCTCTTCCCCCAGAAGGGCCCATAACCACTCCCCTGACACAGCCCAACATAGGAGGACTTTTGACGCTTCAGAACCACAGCATCTCAGGAAGACCCGTCATGACTCCCCTAATTTGGAACTGCCCAGAACCAAAAGTAGTAAAGCTGCAGAAAGATCCCAGAGGGAGCTGGGACCCTCCCACCCGTCACTCTCCAAGGACAGCAAGTTTGGGCGTGACTCTGACCTTTCTTCACGGAAGAGGCAAGCAAAAGCTCATTTTGGAGCTAAGAAGCAGCTTGATCCCAAAGGTGAGTATATGGCTTATGCATAAGAGGAGCTTTGTCCCCGTGAGTATGagaatgagaaaaattacaggGGCAGGGAGTAAAGTTTTATGTGCTTTTGCTTACCCTTCCTCCCCCATGAAAAGGCACTGCTGGGGCAGGTGAGGTGGCTGGTGGATAAAAGCATTCTCTGCACCAGTGcactgaaaggagaaaactgactctgaatgttgccctctgacctccacattcgggcacctgcactcacaagcacacatgcGCACTCAcagtataataaataaaaatgaaaaatactgtGTTTGTTACAGGAACTTCAGAATGAACAGAAATGTATAGACATGGGAAGATTCTCACAAACTTGTACCATTCAGACATCATCACTGTTAGTATTATAGCCAGTGCCCTTGGGGGCTTCCTGGCATACTGGGTGTAGTTGAGTTTGGCTGTGCAGAACATAATCTTGCTTGCTCCCTCCACTCAACAAAGTTTTCCCTGGGTTACAGATATCTTtatgttactgttttttttttttttttaaattctttatgttACTATAAGTTGACTTAGCCATTTCCCTAAGATTACATGCTTTGGGTTATTTCTAGCTTTGCTCTTAGGATGTTTGTCAATCATCCTGTCCATATACTGTTACAACAACTATGGATTATTTCTTATCTTAGATCTCTTGGGGTTTTTACTGATGGGTTCCTAGAAAGCTGAGCAGTTGTTTGCTAGGTCAAAATGTGTGGCTGTTGCTACGACCTGGTAGGTCAGCAGTGCACTGTCATCTAGAACAGACCTATGCAGggaagtttttttcttcttcatttgttCTAGCTAccgttttaatttttgagattaaattGCTTTGTTATTCTTGAGTCTGAGGACATCAGCTTATACCCCAGACCTTCCTGACTCTGCCATACCACAGAGGGCTAACCAAGCTCTTCTGTCAGTTCTGCACAGAGTGGCAGTGGTGGACCGAAGCATAGATGAGTGTGCTTTTCAAAGTCATCAGACACTGGGGGCCAGGAAACAGAGCCACCTGACCTGTTCTTCACCTGTTCTTGTGCTTTGGTTAGTCATGTTAGTCATGCTTTTTCATAGGATGACTAAGCAGACACTGTACCCCCGCCTGgtaatttcttttaaacattCTTCCAAGGGGGTTACTTTATTCTCCCTGGCTCTCCCCTGTGCTGGGGACCAAAACCAGGGCCTGACATACCAGGTTCACTTGACTCCTGAACCATCCCATCCTTAGTTCACTCTTTAATCCTTAGCTTCTCTTAGCCACAGGCTTTCATACAAGCCTTTTCCTTAGGAGACAGCAGGGTCACACTTTGCTCCTTTCTGCAGGTGTCTGCCACAAAGCCTCTGACTCAGATCTGTCTCCTCCACggcaaaaacaaaattcaagacaCCAGGATTCTGACTCAGATCTGTCACCACCACGGAATAGACAGAGACGCCAGAGCTCTGACTCCGACCTCTCTCCACCCCGGAGAAGACAGAGGACCAAGTCTTCAGATTCTGACCTCTCTCCTCCTCGAAGGAGTCCCCGTCCTGGGAAGAAGGTAGGGATTCCAGGAGTTGTGTCTTTGTTAGAGTGACTCCTCCCTTCCAGCTTTACAGACACCAAAAAGGTTGCAGCCAGAGAGTTGGGATGTGGTACAGTAAATGAGTTAAAAGCACTTCTGGAACTTTCACTCTGAAGGTATCATGGCCCTAACTCATCTGAGCTGAATTTGTAAGAAGAGACTTGAGGATGCCTTATCCAGATATTTGAAGGTTTGAAGGTGTTGCAGATACTGCACAAAATGATGCTCAGAATGTCTTGGATTATGGACTGTTGTGGATGTCCAGTTTTGGATTAGGAGTGCCTGGCTTGTACCAGAGACTCCCAAGAGGCTCCTGCCTTTTATAGCCTTGTAATGCCACAAGTCTCAGTATCTACAGAACGCCTCCCTGTTTTTTCCCTTTGTTGTTTTGAGTGTattccaaggctggccttgaacttctgacccacctgcctcctcctACCTGATATGAAAGGCAGGTACCACTGTTTTCTTAATAATAAGCTGAGGCTTACAGCTTACAGAGTTCAGTTGGGAGCATAGAACCCCGTGAAACCAATCATAGCTTTAAATCCTACTTCTGCTACTTAATGTCTGGGAGGTTGTGCAAGGAATTTGATTTCTTTAATCTTCAGCTTCCTTTGTGAAACGTGCACGAgtgagttcaataccagcctgTACTGTGTGGGACactacaaagacagaaagaaggcatGCATGTTCTTAGCCCCTTCTTCTATGTGCTGTGTGTTTGGGTTtctgtttactttaaaatttgaTATTATAAACTGTTTCATGAGATTAGATGCTTCCCCCTATGGTGTGAGTCTGTGGTCAAAATGAGACTATGAAACTAGAGGGTTTGATTTGGTTATTACTGATGATCAGACATACAAGCAGCTGGCTGCCTCCTCGTTCATTGGTGTTGGTTGTTGCCTCTTCTCCTGCACAGACTGCACACATATATTCCTTTTCTCCTGCACAGACTGCACACATGTATGCCTCTTTTCCTGCACAGACTGCATACACATGTATTCCTTTCTCTTGCAcagactgcacacacatgtatgcctcTTCTCTTGCACAGACTGCACACATGTATTCCGGAGCGAAAACTGGGTTGGTGACTGATGttcagcaggagcagcaggaactCAGGAGACAGGACCAAGACACCACAGCCCTTGGAGGTACAAACGTGAGCGTTCAGGGCCACTTTCGGCTCGTATAGCTCTCTGTCTGTTCTGTTTGTCAGTGTGGCTTGTTGTGTTTGCTGGCTGGAACTTTTCATGGCTTCCATTCCTCTGCTCTGGGTTTTGTGCCGTTTCGCCTCAGGAGTCGAGGtgcttcttcccctccccacgTGTGTATGTTGGTAGGAGCCACCGTGGCCTGGCTGTAGAGTTCTTACCAGCACGAAGATCCCAAGCAGCTGGTTTCGCATGCTAGAATGTTATTTGATTGTGATGTTtggtatttatctttttttttttttttttggttttttgagacagggtttctctgtgtagctttgcacctttcctggaactcacttggtagcccaggctggcctcgaactcacaaagatccgcctgcctctgcctccctagtgctgggattaaaggcgtgcgccaccaccgcccggcggtattTATCTTAAAAATGTGATTTACCTTCATAGCTCAGTTTGAATTCGCTGAAACTGTATTTCGAGACAAGTCTGGTCGGAAGAGGAATCTGAAGCTGGAACGCCTGGaacagaggagaaaggcagagaaggaCTCAGAGCGAGATGAGCTATATGCCCAGTGGGGGAAAGGGTAAGGGCACCCCTGAGCACCAAGTTGTTACGGGGCTGAGCCTCAGGCGCTGAGTCTCCTGAGACAGTTGGGACTCAGGGCTTTTACCCTCTTAGTTAGCCTCTGCGGCTACAGAGAGCGAGTTCTCCGGAGTAGCATTGTGATCCCCCAGTGTAGAAGGAGATTGCCAACCAGGATGCTTCCTTTGGCCCAGGCTTGCCCAGAGCCGGCAACAGCAGCAGAATGTAGAGGATGCAATGAAGGAGATGCAGAAGCCTCTGGCCCGCTACATCGACGACGAAGATCTGGATCGGATGctgagagaacaagaaagagagggggaCCCGATGGCCAACTTCATTAAGAAGAATAAGGCCAAGGAGAACAAGCATAAGAAAGGTGAGTCGGGGCTGCCAGGGCCGCAGGTGGCCGAGGAGAGAGCTGTCAGAGGGCACTACGCAGCTTTCTACAGAGGAGGCTCAGCCGGAGTGCCTGTTGGAAGTTTGGGTTCAAAACAGTAGGAACTGTTCGGGTGGgcgctccacctcagcccctgctttaatttggattgctgcatcggCGGAGAGGCCTTGAGGGTGCGAAGACTCATCAGGAACTTACATGAAGAATTTTCTGCCGTTGCCATCCAGCTCTGAATGAAATTATGTCGGTagctaatttcttttttctcattcctGTTTTTAGTGAGGCCTCGCTACAGTGGTCCTGCACCTCCTCCCAATAGATTCAATATCTGGCCTGGATACCGCTGGGATGGAGTGGACAGGTAGATGTGattcctctgtttttgttttctcttctgcctgacttttgttttgttttgtttttcgacacagggtttctctgtgtagccctggctgttctggaactctctctgtagaccagactggccttgaactcacagagatctgcctgcttctgcctcctaagtgctaggattaaaggcatgtgccgcaccgcctcctgagtactgggaataCAGGCCTGGGAAGCACAGCTGACTCTGTCCACTGTCTTAGATCCTCCACACTGTCCTCACTCCCTCCTGCTTTGTGTGCTTCCTTCCTGAGATCGGAGGTTCTGAGGTTGGGAGCATTTCTCCTGTTCCTTTCCATGGACTTTGAAAGGCTCAGGACAAATAACACACTTTGTTTCAAACATTGGTCATGTTTACATGGCCTACACAAAACATTAGCATTTAGTTAGAATCTTAGAGGATTCTCAGAGTTGGAGGCTGAGTGCTGGAGCCTTCTCTGTGTTGTGTCTTTAGCATTAATTCTCTTCACTGTCCTAGGTGGAGTCCCAGGTAATGTCTCAGCCCTGCCACCTCACCTGGTTACTTACTAGTATGTCACATGTGTGCTCAAGCTTCCTGACTGTCAGGACAGCTTCCGCTTATTGTCAGTCACAGATCCCATCTTCCCTTGTCTACACAGAACATTAGCATTTAGTTAGAATCTTAGAGGATTCTCAGAGTTTTACATCTCAGGACCATTGCGTACTCTGTGcttgtgagatggctctgtggggaaAGGCACTTGTTGTCAGGCCTAGTGATATGAGTTCAAGTCTTGGGACCCATGTGGTAGGGGAGAAGCATCTCttgaaaattgttttcttttttctttttttttttttttttggtttttcgagacagggtttctctgtgtagctttgcaccttccctggaactcacttggtagcccaggctggcctcgaactcacagagatccgcctggctctgcctcccgagtgctgggattaaaggcgtgcgccaccaccgcccggcgaaaattgttttctttactcCACACActcatttgagtgtgtgtgtgtatctgtatgaacaaatacataattttaaaagagactatTGAGGATCCCAAGAAGCTTTTGTTTATgtgaattacatatatatttatagtcactacattaaaattttaaatatattttaaaagcatttattcaCTATAAAAAATAATAGTCACTATATGCTGTATAATTACTATTAGTTTTAATGAAAAGCAATTATTTTCCAAACAAACCGAAAGGGCAGAATTGATTTAACTttttacaaatataattaatatctaGCTTATAGTGGATAGCTGTTCGAATTTTGTCTGCTGTGACATGTTTAGCTGAAGTGCAGGAGGAAAATGTAGCCTGCCGTCAGCAGCAGAAAAGGGGGGTACAATACAGAGAACAAAAGCCAGCTTCTTCAAGGCTGTTAGGTGGATCCAAAACATGTAAAGAACTTGTGATACTTCTGCATTAAAATTTATGatcttgtggctttttttttctttgagactgagtctctttatgtagtcctggtgCTCACCTGGAACTCTCTTAttatagaccagattggccttgaactcatagagatctgcctgccaagttctgtgattaaaggcatgtgccaccatgcctgcataCATAATTCATGGTTCCCccctttaagtttatttttgtgtgtgggtgttttgcctacatgtaagtGTGAGGGAAGAATGCAGTAAGGTGCTGgtactcaaacccaggtcccctggaagagcagccagagctcttaatccctgagccatctctcagctcgTGGTATGTTTTTATACTTTGTATCTTTTACCCATGCATcgtattctctcatatattggcCATTTGTAACATGTAGATTTGCTGAATTTTACAGACCTGCCAAATGTTGGCATGTTTTCATTATGCATCATCAGAAAATCACTTGGGTGGTGTATTGAGAAAGTTCTCTGAAATGCAGGATGGCTTTTGTTcagaatattttcccattcttttgcTTCTACCTTGTGCACTTGGTATACATTCTGCAGTTACTTGGGATGGTGGTGCTTTATACAAACCTGTTAGGCTAAGGTGCATTAGAGTTTGCAGAGCCCGTGCCCTGATGTCTTAGTTGTTTTTGTCGGTTGCTGTCAgttgtgagtgttttgtctcagCTGATGTGACTCCACAGTTCCCATTTGATGGCTTGTGTATCTCCACTGAGATTTCCCATCCGCTCACCCATTTAGAGACAGCTTTCTCTTTTTGGAAAAAACATATAAATGGTGTTTTGAAGTTTCATCTGCTGATTGCAGCATTCAATTCACAGGATTGGTTTCTGTTGATAAccaatcctccctccctccccctctccgtTTTGGGGGTAGGAGCTCAGTCtataggccagtctggtttagagctggctatgtagcccaggctggtcctgagcTCAAGATCTTCCCACTACAGCTTCCTGAATGTTGAAATTACATGCTGGTGACATCATCACTGActaacagatttttattttattttattttttgattatgtgttattttccttttggtttatttgttagATCTTTTATTTGTGAGTGATGCATTGTAGAGATTGGGATTCTGTTACATTTCTCTGTTGGTTTTTATCTACAGATATAGTCTATATTGAACTCCTGTCTCCCCTGCAGTGGACACTTACACCCCACACCTTGCCTCTGGCTGCTGCACTTTCCCAGGGCTGGTAGGGTGTCCTCTGTACGTGTGTATAGTGACTCACTGAAGCCTGATGTGAAGCTTGGTGTGCGGTTGCAGGTTAGCTGGCTGCTGGGCTTTGCTGGTCACCCAGCAGAACCTTTGGCAGGAGGATGTTCCTGAAGTCTCATTTGCTGCATACCCAGAGGTGGCTTTTGTCATAGCCACCAGATGTTGCCACCGAATACCTGCTGTACTGTTCATTTCTTTGGCTTTATTTGGACCCCAAGTTTAGAACTCTGCCTGAcctagttttgttgttttttgttgtttttctggttttggttttttgagacagggtttctctgtgtagccctggaactcactttgtggaccaggctggctttgaactcacagagatccacctgcctctgcctcctgagtgctgggattaaaggtgtgcaccaccatgcctggctagcctagttttttgttttttttgttttttgttttttttaatgattattcATTCATCTTCTTTTCTGAGTACGTTTTTCAGTCTTTTTGTCTCCTAGATTtctcatgtgtgcgtgtgtaatattttgtatgtgtacaaatgttttgtctcaagggaaaaataaataaggaaggggtggagtgcagagagggagaggggtggggtggggaaaggaATTTGAGATTTGTGGTCCACTCACCGTTTACTTGAACGCCCACCTGAATTGGCTTCCATaatggcctgttctgcttctttgtCATGTCTTGGCCCCTTTGTTAGTGGCCCTTTCTCTGTTAGTCTtcagtgtttctcttttctccatctgtAGCCCCCACTGTTCTCACTCCATCTCTTTCTGGCTGCTTCTTTCTGAGTCAGGTCTtcagctgtctgtctgtacatgGTTCCGGTTCTGTAGGAACTCAGGCTAGTGTGTTCATGGTGGAGTCTTCTGCCCATGCACATGTGAGGTACAGAGCATACTCCTCTACCCCTGCTTCCCTCCTGTGCTCCCCAGCCTGTGAGGTGGCGTCCTCATTTATCTGGTCACTCAGATACTGACTGATGAGGCCCGCTGACCCCCTCCTTTGGCTGTGACTAGTCAGCCAAAGTCCTACTGATTTCGCCTCTCATGTGGTCCCTGCTGCCATCCCTGGTATCATGGCCTCCATCATTGCCTTCATAGCTGCACAGGCTGCTGTGGTGTCTTCCCTACCACACATTTCTAGAGTGGTCTCTCGGAAATGCAGTCTTAACCCATCTTTCCTCgatgaaatctttctttttttgccatCTCCTAAGCTCACTGGGATTTGGGCTCTGCCTGCCTTTCCAGTGTTGACTCGTGATCACTCCCTTTGTCACACTAGGCTCTGGCCACACCAGTGAGCCCTGCCTGGGCCAGGGCTCTTGTTTCTGTGCCTGTGCATCTATTCAGACATGGATTGGGGGCCGTTCCCACAAAGTGTCTTGCTCAGcccttcctgatccttctgcaACC
This window harbors:
- the Bud13 gene encoding BUD13 homolog — encoded protein: MAAAPPLSKAEYLKRYLSGADAGLEGGSEAVRKRRKKRPKPGGAGGKGMRIVDDDVGWAAISTTKPEKEEEEDGDLPVVAEFVDERPEEVKQMEAFRSSAKWKLLGDHSEDGHFHHDTPDPSPPRRVRHDSPDPSSPRRTRHDTPDPSPPRRARHDTPDPSPPRRARHDSPDPSPPRRTRHDTPDPSPPRRARHDTPDPSPPRRARHDSDTSPPRRAHHDSDASPPRKSHRNSSGVSPRRGHHGSSGISSPRRAHNHSPDTAQHRRTFDASEPQHLRKTRHDSPNLELPRTKSSKAAERSQRELGPSHPSLSKDSKFGRDSDLSSRKRQAKAHFGAKKQLDPKGVCHKASDSDLSPPRQKQNSRHQDSDSDLSPPRNRQRRQSSDSDLSPPRRRQRTKSSDSDLSPPRRSPRPGKKTAHMYSGAKTGLVTDVQQEQQELRRQDQDTTALGAQFEFAETVFRDKSGRKRNLKLERLEQRRKAEKDSERDELYAQWGKGLAQSRQQQQNVEDAMKEMQKPLARYIDDEDLDRMLREQEREGDPMANFIKKNKAKENKHKKVRPRYSGPAPPPNRFNIWPGYRWDGVDRSNGFEQKRFARLASKKAVEELAYKWSVEDM